A portion of the Ktedonobacteraceae bacterium genome contains these proteins:
- a CDS encoding superoxide dismutase, whose translation MAYELPPLPYDYNALEPYIDEETMHLHHDKHHQAYVNNLNAAVQGQSQYASMPVEQLIQHINELPENIRTAVRNNGGGHANHSMFWQIMKPNGGGQPSGELANAINSTFGSFDQFKAAFNDAGAKRFGSGWAWLVMDRNGNLQVISTANQDSPLMEGLFPIMGNDVWEHAYYLKYQNRRPDYLNAWWNVVNWDEVEKRYQQAKGK comes from the coding sequence ATGGCGTATGAACTTCCACCTTTGCCCTACGACTACAACGCGTTAGAGCCGTATATCGACGAAGAGACTATGCACCTGCATCATGACAAGCACCACCAGGCGTATGTGAACAACTTGAATGCGGCAGTCCAGGGCCAGAGCCAGTATGCTTCCATGCCGGTTGAGCAGTTGATCCAGCACATCAACGAACTGCCCGAGAATATTCGCACGGCTGTGCGCAACAACGGCGGCGGCCATGCCAACCACAGCATGTTCTGGCAGATCATGAAGCCCAATGGTGGTGGCCAGCCCAGCGGCGAGCTGGCGAATGCGATCAACTCGACCTTTGGTTCGTTCGATCAGTTCAAGGCCGCTTTCAACGATGCCGGCGCCAAACGCTTCGGCTCCGGTTGGGCCTGGCTGGTCATGGACCGCAACGGCAATCTCCAGGTCATCTCTACCGCTAACCAGGACAGCCCATTGATGGAGGGACTCTTCCCGATTATGGGCAACGATGTCTGGGAACATGCCTATTACCTCAAGTACCAGAACCGCCGTCCAGACTATCTCAATGCCTGGTGGAACGTGGTCAACTGGGACGAGGTCGAGAAACGCTACCAGCAGGCGAAAGGAAAGTAG